The genomic DNA CGCATTTCCATCAAGTACCACGAGCCGGAGATGACCTCGCTGGAAGGCGTCTTCTCGCGCGGCGACCGCCGGTTGGCCGAGGTCGTGGAGCGGGCCTACGCAAAGGGCGCGCTTTTCTCCAGTTGGAAAGACCACCTGCGGCTCGAACCGTACCGAGAGGCCATGAACGAGGCCGGGCTCGACTGGGATAAATACACCGGCCCGCGCGATCCCGAAGGCCCCCTGCCCTGGGACCACCTGTCCAGCGGACTGACCAAGCGGTTCCTGCTCAAGGAGCGCGAACGCGCCCTCGACGAAAAGATCACCAACGACTGCCGCTATGGGGCGTGCCGCAACTGCGGCGTCTGTCAATTCGACGGCCGAATTTCGACTCTGAAGCACCAGGCCGAATACAAGGACATCCGCCCCAAACTGGTCTTTCACAAACGGGACCAGGAAGGCGAACAGCCGCCCTACACCGTGGAGAAGCCGGACCTGACCGGCAAGGCCGCCCATTATCGCATATGGTACGAAAAGACCGGCCCCGCCGCCTTCCTCAGCCAACTGGAGTTGCAGGCCGTATTCGAGCGCGCCTTCAGACGAGCCGTGCTGCCCATGACATTCTCGGCCGGATTCCATCCCATGCCCAGGCTCTCCTTCGGCAAGGCCCTGCCCGTGGGCGTGGAAAGCCGCTGCGAGTGGATCAACGTTTTCCTGCGCAAGGACTTCGCGCCCGAAGAGGTGATCGAACGACTCGCCCAAAACATGCCCAAGGGGATCGTCCCGTTCAATGCGGAACGCCTGTCCCTGGGGCGCAAGCAGCCCCAGGCAGTGGAAGAGGTCTATACGCTGCGTTTCGTCGGCGATGACCAGCGCCGCAAAGCGCAATGGCGGGAATTCATGGCCGCCGACAATCATTTCATCGAGAAACGGACCAAGAAGGGCAAACCCAAGCAGGTGGACCTTCGGCCCATGGTCCGCGAGGCCACGGAGACCGGGGACGAACTGACCCTGGTTCTGGACTGGCGGGATCAATACATGAGCCCGCTGGTCTTGTGCTTCGCCGTCATGGAAGACGCGGGTCTGCTGGACTTCACCCTGATGAAGACCGAGCAGCGTTTCGAGGCGAAACCGGACGAAACGGCCTAATCGAGCCAGGCGTTGCCCGAGCCTATGCTCACAGCGACCTGCCGGTAAACGACCGTTTCACCCCCGGCCTCGGGGGTCATCCTGATGAGCACGTCCGTCGCCCCTTCCTCAAGGGCCGAGAACAGATAGCGCGCTCTGGGGCCACTATCGTCGTCATACTCAAAATACCGCTCCATGCGCAGCATTTCCGGGTCGAACGCCGCCCCGGAGATGCGGTACCCCTTGGAAGACGGCCTGCTCACGTCCAAAGCGAATACATCATTCTTTTCTACGTTGACGGCAGCCCCATATTCATCGTCCAAAACAATTGTTTCAACGGGGGAAATCCCACCATCGACAGACGAAAAACCCGAGCAACCAAATAAAAACAGAACAAAATACGAACTCATCGCCAAAAAAATTATTTTTCTGAACAAGATTCGCCTCCCCACGTATATCGGCAAATTCATTACGCTATTGTTAAAGCCTGGCGAAGCGTGTATGACTATTTCGTTTATGCCCATTAAAACTACGCTGTCTCAAGGGTTCCATGCAACCCTTGTTCGGAGGTGTTTTTTGTGGGTTGCGCCCGGTGTGGTGCAAGAGAGGTATGGATCGCGCCGTGCTGGCGCATTCGGATCAATTTATGGAGGAACAAACAATGAAAGTGTCGACGTTCAAAGCCGCCGGCAAATTCTCCCTGCTCGTTCTCTCGCTCCTGGTTGCCGCCCTCATGTTGGTCGGCTGCGGCGGTGAAGAGAAGAAAGAAGCAGCCGAGAAAGCCGCTCCCGCTGCCCCTGAAAAAATCACCCTCAAGCTCGCAATGGATGCCGACCCGGTATCCCTTGACCCGCATGTCCAGCTTTCCGGCGGCATGCTGCAGTTCTCCCACCTGGTCTTCGACCCGCTGATTCGCTATGACAAGGATATGAACTTCGTGCCCCGTCTGGCCGAGAGCTGGGAGCGCATTGATGATCTGACCATGCGCATGCACCTGCGCAAGGGCGTCAAGTTCCATTCCGGCAACGAGTTCACCGCCAAGGACGTGGTTTTCACCGTTGACCGCCTGAAGAAGTCCGAGGACTACAAGGGCCTCTTCGAGCCGTTCACCGGCGCCGTGGCCGTCGATGACTACACCGTGGACCTGGTCACCAAGAAGCCTTACGGCCTGGTGCTCAACATGGCCACCTACATCTTCCCCCTGGACAGCAAATTCTACTCCGGCACCGACGATAAGGGCAAGGCCAAGGACGCCATCGTCAAGACCGACTACTCCTTCGCCAACGTGAACGAGTCCGGGACCGGTCCCTTCACCGTCATCAGCCGCGAGCAGGGCGTGAAGACTGTCTTCGCACGGTTCAAGGACTACTGGAACAAGGACACCGGCAACGTCGAGGAAATCGTTCTCTCCCCGATCAAGAATGACGCCACCCGCACCGCCGCCCTCATGTCCGGCGACGTGGACTTCGTCATGCCCGTGCCTCCGCAGGACCTGGAGCGCCTCAAGACCACCGACGGTCTGCATCTCGTCACCATGTCCGGCTCCCGCATCATCTCCATGCAGCTGAACCAGAAGCGCAACCCGGCCCTGGCCGACCCGAAGGTCCGCCTGGCCATGGCATACGCCTATGACAACCAGGGTGTGGTCGAGAAGATCATGAACGGCTTCGCCACCGCGGCAGGCCAGATGTCCCCCAAGGGCTACGTCGGTCACCTCGAATCCCTGACCCCTCGCTTCGACCTCGAAAAGGCCAAGGCCCTGATGGCCGAGTCCAACTTCCCCAACGGTTTTGAAGCGACGATGATCTCCCCGAACAACCGTTACGTGAACGACGAGAAGATCGCCGAGGCCTTCGCCTCCATGATGTCCAAGATCGGCATCAAGGTCTCCCTGAAGACCATGCCCAAGGCGCAGTACTGGGATCAGTTCGACGCCCAGGTCGCCGACATCCAGTTGATCGGCTGGCACTCCGACACCGAGGACTCCGGCAACTTCTTCGAGTTCCTGTCCATGTGCCGCAACACCGAGACCGGCTACGGCCAGTACAACTCCGGCAACTACTGCAACGCCAAGGTCGACGAGCTGACCCTGGCCGCACAGACCGAGACTGATCCCGCCAAGCGCGCCGCCGACCTTCAGGAAGCGGAAAAGATTCAGTACGACGAAGCCGGCTTCATCCCGCTGCACTGGCAGAACCTGTCCTGGGCTTCCAAGGCCAACATGAACACCGAAGACATCGTGAACGTCATGAACTTCCCGTACTTCGGCGACCTGGTCATCAACTAGCGCCCAAGCGACTTGCATTAATCAAAAAATAACAATAAAGGGGAACCCCGGCCTCGCCAGGGTTCCCCTTTCATACAAAAGTGCGCCTGGGGCCGGGATTGTTGCGGTCCACCCCAAATTCCGGTCACAACCCCGTGCCTGGACAACATAAAGTCAACGAGTCGACATGTTTGCATTCACTGTAAAACGAATCCTGCAAGCCGTGGTCGTCATGCTGATCATCAGCTTCATCGGATTCGCCATCAAACACAACTTTGGCGATCCGGTCCGCGATCTGGTGGGACAGCGGGTCACGGCGACCGAGCGTGCGGAAATCCGCGACCGCCTCGGTCTCAATGATCCATTCCCCGTGCAATACGCAAGATTCCTGCGTGACGCCCTGCGCGGCGATCTGGGTCAGAGCTATTTCTTCAAAAAGCCCGCCAC from Pseudodesulfovibrio thermohalotolerans includes the following:
- a CDS encoding ABC transporter substrate-binding protein, with amino-acid sequence MKVSTFKAAGKFSLLVLSLLVAALMLVGCGGEEKKEAAEKAAPAAPEKITLKLAMDADPVSLDPHVQLSGGMLQFSHLVFDPLIRYDKDMNFVPRLAESWERIDDLTMRMHLRKGVKFHSGNEFTAKDVVFTVDRLKKSEDYKGLFEPFTGAVAVDDYTVDLVTKKPYGLVLNMATYIFPLDSKFYSGTDDKGKAKDAIVKTDYSFANVNESGTGPFTVISREQGVKTVFARFKDYWNKDTGNVEEIVLSPIKNDATRTAALMSGDVDFVMPVPPQDLERLKTTDGLHLVTMSGSRIISMQLNQKRNPALADPKVRLAMAYAYDNQGVVEKIMNGFATAAGQMSPKGYVGHLESLTPRFDLEKAKALMAESNFPNGFEATMISPNNRYVNDEKIAEAFASMMSKIGIKVSLKTMPKAQYWDQFDAQVADIQLIGWHSDTEDSGNFFEFLSMCRNTETGYGQYNSGNYCNAKVDELTLAAQTETDPAKRAADLQEAEKIQYDEAGFIPLHWQNLSWASKANMNTEDIVNVMNFPYFGDLVIN